The following are from one region of the bacterium genome:
- a CDS encoding questin oxidase family protein, with protein MKQNQYPRRRFIRDASLSAALTWISPNLLFGAVDADVMDDALERMAKLAPLTNHGPMAAEALVALGCKDRVIAFVEAYKKRFVSAYPASTQPISQKNWQEALGDAVRVADWANLFHRELQEKDWKEVLNHWCDALAPGLAAAAGHGLIRTAHAVRSLSRRRTDPRLRELAQGLAYWAAYYQTLPELEKPNQRIAATPKLKPAQAFYRIPLLPMERRANGGSIMIGLRSLHDFAPFSGVADLIDPSANSQQILSEATETFANAYVKNVTRQNFITLIHTVTATTALRSLLPFVSQETTRKLIRYGWQLAAGLYSIAGAGSVRTLEEEEIKRDNLIDRAVNLQEEHAIKFTEACLREYALNPKSVYLNAAADAVSRL; from the coding sequence GTGAAACAAAACCAATATCCACGAAGGCGTTTTATCCGTGATGCCTCCTTGTCTGCGGCGCTCACATGGATTTCGCCAAATTTGTTGTTCGGAGCGGTCGATGCGGATGTGATGGATGACGCTTTGGAGAGGATGGCGAAATTGGCCCCGCTTACGAATCATGGACCGATGGCAGCGGAAGCGCTGGTAGCGCTTGGTTGCAAGGATCGCGTGATTGCGTTCGTGGAAGCTTACAAGAAACGGTTTGTTTCAGCGTATCCCGCTTCAACCCAGCCGATCTCGCAAAAAAACTGGCAGGAAGCATTGGGCGATGCAGTTCGTGTCGCTGATTGGGCGAATCTGTTTCACCGGGAACTGCAGGAAAAAGACTGGAAAGAGGTGCTGAACCACTGGTGCGATGCGCTTGCGCCCGGATTGGCCGCGGCTGCAGGACACGGGTTGATTCGAACGGCTCACGCGGTGCGAAGTCTATCGCGCAGGCGAACGGATCCTCGCCTCCGCGAACTTGCACAGGGTCTTGCTTACTGGGCCGCGTATTATCAAACGTTACCGGAATTGGAAAAGCCGAACCAACGAATTGCGGCGACTCCAAAACTTAAACCAGCGCAGGCGTTTTATCGAATCCCCTTACTGCCAATGGAAAGACGCGCTAACGGAGGCTCTATCATGATCGGTTTGCGAAGTCTCCATGATTTCGCTCCTTTTTCCGGCGTTGCAGATCTCATCGATCCATCCGCGAATTCGCAGCAAATCCTTTCGGAGGCGACAGAAACATTTGCAAACGCTTATGTGAAGAACGTTACGCGCCAGAATTTCATTACACTCATTCACACGGTCACGGCCACAACAGCCTTGCGATCGCTGCTTCCGTTCGTCTCGCAGGAAACAACAAGGAAACTGATTCGCTACGGCTGGCAGCTGGCTGCCGGCCTGTATAGCATAGCAGGCGCAGGTTCCGTCAGGACTCTGGAAGAAGAAGAAATCAAACGGGACAACTTGATCGATCGAGCTGTGAATCTGCAAG